The Pseudomonas sp. HOU2 DNA window TGTCGACGCTGGCTTCGAGCAGGTCACGGGTGATGCCCGGGGTGACGATGAACTGCGAACCCGCCGCTTCCGCCGCCGCAAGCATGTTGCGATCAAGTACGGTGCCGGCACCGGTCACCAGCTCCGGACGCTGCTCACGCAGGATCTGGATCGCCTTGAGACCGAACTGCGAACGCAGGGTCACTTCCAGCGCGGTCAGGCCACCGGCGGCCAGAGCGTCGGCCAGTGGCAGCACGTCCTGTTCACGGGCGATGGTGATCACCGGCAGAATCCGCGCCTTGGCGCAGAGGCTGTCGATCAGGGCAACTTTGTCCGCCATGGAAACGGTCGGGGATGGGGTTGTCATAGCGGCTGTTCCTTGGCTCATGGGCACCAGTAAATCTCTAACGTGGGTTGCAGAAACGCGCGCACCGGCATGGCCGCGACGTCGTCGGATGCCAGTGCGGCATTCAGGGTGGTCAGTTTCGACTGACCGGAAATCGACAGAATCTTGTGCTTGGCCGAAGCCAGCAGCGCGCGGCTCATGGTCAGGCGTTGACGCGGCACACTCGGCGCCAGCATCGGCCAGCAGCGACGAGTGCCGTCGGCCTGCAAGGCTTCAGTCAGGTTCGGGCTGTCAGGGAACAGCGACGCGGTGTGACCGTCATCGCCCATGCCCAGCACCAGCACGTCAATCGGTGGCAATTCCGCGAGCAGACGGTCGGCCTGTTCCGCAGCCTGCTCGACGTTGGCCGCCGCGCTGTAAAGGCTGAGGAACTGCGCCTTGGCCGCCGGGCCTTTGAGCAGGTACTGCTTGAGCAGGCCGGCGTTGCTGTCGG harbors:
- the pgl gene encoding 6-phosphogluconolactonase; protein product: MAISDVKLPAGVNAHEFKSPVLLAEGLALNVAKQLSEAIAARGNAVLVVSGGRSPVAFFQHLAKQALDWSKVVVTLADERWVPIEHADSNAGLLKQYLLKGPAAKAQFLSLYSAAANVEQAAEQADRLLAELPPIDVLVLGMGDDGHTASLFPDSPNLTEALQADGTRRCWPMLAPSVPRQRLTMSRALLASAKHKILSISGQSKLTTLNAALASDDVAAMPVRAFLQPTLEIYWCP
- a CDS encoding bifunctional 4-hydroxy-2-oxoglutarate aldolase/2-dehydro-3-deoxy-phosphogluconate aldolase; the protein is MTTPSPTVSMADKVALIDSLCAKARILPVITIAREQDVLPLADALAAGGLTALEVTLRSQFGLKAIQILREQRPELVTGAGTVLDRNMLAAAEAAGSQFIVTPGITRDLLEASVDSPIPLLPGISNASGIMEGYGLGYRRFKLFPAEVSGGVAAIKALGGPFGEVKFCPTGGVGPANIKSYMALKNVMCVGGSWMLDPEWIKNGDWARIQECTAEALALLD